Proteins encoded within one genomic window of Paraburkholderia sp. HP33-1:
- a CDS encoding type II toxin-antitoxin system HipA family toxin, with amino-acid sequence MSKASIKQTVRVALGAAARPVGTLTYNKEGAREFSSFAYDAAWLEAPDRFEISPDLGLVEGHQFRKAPSKDDSMFHFALADTEPDGWGCRVIARDHARNRKAALAAGQAAPRAALTEMDYLLGVDDMSRIGALRLVGEAGNFLRTIENGGRGTPPLMELAQLIGATRAVEMNKETEADLRYLRGRGTSLGGMRPKCTILDEDGHLAIGKFPSVKDDRSVTRGEILALHLASAAGITAASSRIVMSDDIPVALVRRFDRTADGSRIPYLSAGSMLQALRADDHAYTEIADTIRIHSVEPTRDLEELWRRMAFNLLITNVDDHLHNHGFLHVEHGQWRLAPAFDINPFPDKDPELKLWLTPESGPVNSILDVVGQAGYFDLSDDDALRVLGEICAAVQGWKAIAKSEPVAMTEDDLDAFAPAFENEQMDLAMQLLA; translated from the coding sequence ATGAGCAAGGCCTCGATCAAGCAGACGGTCAGGGTTGCGCTGGGCGCCGCGGCGCGCCCGGTTGGAACGCTCACGTACAACAAGGAAGGTGCTCGCGAATTCAGCTCGTTCGCTTACGACGCTGCATGGCTGGAAGCACCGGACCGATTCGAGATCTCGCCTGATCTCGGACTCGTCGAGGGTCACCAGTTCCGCAAGGCGCCGTCGAAGGACGACTCGATGTTCCATTTCGCGCTGGCGGACACTGAGCCCGATGGCTGGGGCTGCCGCGTGATTGCGCGCGACCATGCCAGGAACCGCAAGGCGGCGCTGGCGGCCGGTCAGGCTGCGCCTCGGGCCGCGCTCACAGAAATGGATTATCTGCTGGGTGTGGACGACATGAGCCGTATCGGCGCGCTGCGCCTGGTCGGCGAGGCGGGCAATTTTCTGCGGACCATTGAGAATGGCGGTCGCGGGACGCCGCCCCTGATGGAGCTGGCGCAACTCATTGGCGCCACGCGCGCGGTGGAGATGAACAAGGAAACAGAGGCGGATCTCCGGTACCTGCGCGGGCGCGGAACGTCGCTTGGTGGCATGCGGCCGAAGTGCACAATTCTCGACGAGGACGGGCACCTCGCGATCGGCAAGTTCCCGAGCGTGAAGGACGACCGTAGTGTCACGCGCGGCGAGATCTTGGCGCTGCATCTGGCGAGCGCGGCGGGCATCACCGCGGCCTCATCGCGCATCGTCATGTCCGACGACATACCGGTGGCACTTGTGCGGCGCTTCGATCGCACGGCCGACGGCAGCCGCATCCCCTATCTGTCGGCAGGGTCGATGCTGCAAGCGCTGCGCGCGGACGATCACGCGTACACCGAGATCGCCGACACGATCCGGATCCATTCGGTCGAGCCGACGCGTGATCTCGAAGAGCTATGGCGCCGAATGGCGTTTAACCTGCTCATCACGAACGTGGACGACCACCTGCACAATCACGGGTTCCTCCATGTCGAGCACGGCCAATGGCGGCTCGCCCCGGCCTTCGACATCAACCCGTTCCCGGACAAGGATCCGGAGTTGAAGCTGTGGCTCACGCCCGAGTCCGGCCCGGTCAATTCCATCCTCGATGTGGTCGGCCAGGCAGGCTATTTTGATCTGTCGGATGACGACGCTTTGCGTGTTCTCGGCGAGATATGCGCGGCTGTGCAGGGCTGGAAAGCGATCGCGAAGTCCGAGCCGGTTGCGATGACCGAGGACGACCTCGACGCGTTTGCACCCGCGTTCGAGAACGAACAGATGGACCTCGCGATGCAACTGCTCGCGTAG
- a CDS encoding SGNH/GDSL hydrolase family protein, with product MQHVLVYADSMSWGIVPGTRQRLPFEARWPGVMEGALAAQGLRVRVTEDCLNGRRTVWDDPFKPGRNGLEGLAQRIEAQSPLALVLLMLGTNDFQVMHPANNAWGSAQGTAALIHAIRTAPIEPGMPVPPILVVAPPPAQVARGPIAPRFEGSESKCVGLADALRAVCEAEGCAFFDAGSVTPASAVDGVHLDAPQHAVLGRALADVVVRLLA from the coding sequence ATGCAACACGTCCTCGTCTACGCCGACTCGATGTCCTGGGGCATCGTCCCCGGCACGCGCCAGCGCCTGCCCTTCGAGGCGCGCTGGCCCGGCGTCATGGAGGGCGCGCTGGCGGCGCAGGGCCTGCGCGTGCGCGTGACCGAGGACTGCCTGAACGGCCGCCGCACCGTCTGGGACGACCCTTTCAAGCCCGGCCGCAACGGGCTCGAAGGGCTGGCGCAGCGCATCGAAGCCCAGTCGCCGCTGGCGCTGGTGCTGCTGATGCTGGGCACCAACGACTTCCAGGTCATGCACCCCGCCAACAACGCCTGGGGCAGCGCCCAGGGCACGGCCGCGCTGATCCACGCCATCCGCACCGCGCCCATCGAGCCCGGCATGCCGGTACCGCCCATCCTGGTGGTGGCGCCGCCCCCGGCCCAGGTGGCACGCGGGCCCATCGCGCCCAGGTTCGAGGGCTCGGAAAGCAAGTGCGTGGGCCTGGCCGACGCCCTGCGCGCCGTGTGCGAGGCGGAGGGCTGCGCCTTCTTCGACGCCGGCAGCGTCACGCCGGCCAGCGCGGTCGATGGCGTGCACCTGGACGCGCCGCAGCACGCGGTGCTGGGACGGGCCTTGGCGGATGTGGTGGTGCGCTTGCTCGCTTGA
- a CDS encoding IS4 family transposase, whose amino-acid sequence MARTRKTLPAKVDVAHLISAGVLASVCPRALIEEVLAHTGRASQRERRLPAPAVVYYVMALALWREAPLEEVLRVVCEGLSWLGQGQGAAVQASKSAISQARTRLGADVMHQLAQRVLRPVAPPGLPGAWYRGLRVMALDGSTMDVADERANAQFFGYPAASRGSSAFPQARLLGLVECGTHVVTAAQIGPYSDSEQAMAAKLLPAKLQADMLVLADRNFYGFKLWELACASGAKLAWRVKSSLKLPVRRILADGSYLSEVFDSQDRQRRRPLTVRVIDYTLQACAIPPQDSYRLVTNILEPAQADALELAALYHERWEIEGVFDEFKTHLRANSTVLRSKTPELVRQELWGLLLAHFAIRQLMAQAAWQRGLDPDALSFVHAVREIKRKMPQAAAIPP is encoded by the coding sequence ATGGCCCGAACACGCAAGACACTGCCAGCGAAGGTCGATGTAGCGCACCTGATCAGTGCGGGGGTGCTGGCCAGCGTATGCCCGAGAGCCTTGATCGAGGAAGTTCTGGCGCACACGGGCCGGGCGAGCCAGCGCGAGCGGCGGCTGCCGGCGCCGGCGGTAGTGTACTACGTGATGGCCCTGGCACTGTGGCGTGAGGCGCCGCTGGAAGAAGTGCTGCGCGTGGTCTGCGAGGGATTGTCCTGGCTGGGCCAGGGTCAGGGCGCTGCGGTGCAGGCCAGCAAGTCGGCCATCTCGCAAGCGCGCACACGCCTGGGCGCCGACGTCATGCACCAGTTGGCCCAGCGTGTGCTGCGCCCGGTGGCACCCCCGGGGCTGCCAGGCGCGTGGTACCGGGGACTGCGCGTGATGGCGCTCGATGGCAGCACCATGGACGTGGCTGACGAGCGCGCCAACGCCCAGTTCTTTGGCTACCCGGCGGCCTCGCGCGGCAGCAGCGCCTTCCCGCAGGCGCGGCTGCTCGGGTTGGTGGAATGCGGCACGCACGTGGTGACGGCCGCCCAGATCGGCCCGTACAGCGACAGCGAGCAAGCCATGGCGGCCAAGCTGCTGCCTGCGAAGCTGCAAGCGGACATGCTGGTGCTGGCCGATCGCAACTTCTACGGCTTCAAGCTGTGGGAGCTGGCCTGCGCCAGCGGGGCCAAGCTGGCCTGGCGGGTCAAATCCTCCTTGAAGCTGCCGGTGCGGCGAATACTGGCCGACGGCTCGTACCTGAGCGAGGTCTTTGACAGTCAGGATCGCCAGCGTCGCCGGCCACTGACGGTGCGTGTCATCGACTACACGCTGCAAGCCTGCGCGATCCCGCCACAGGACAGCTACCGGCTGGTGACCAACATCCTGGAGCCGGCCCAAGCCGATGCGCTGGAGTTGGCGGCGCTGTACCACGAGCGCTGGGAGATCGAGGGTGTGTTCGACGAATTCAAGACGCACCTGAGGGCCAACAGCACGGTGCTGCGCAGCAAGACGCCAGAGCTCGTGCGGCAGGAGTTGTGGGGGCTGCTGCTGGCGCACTTTGCGATCCGCCAACTCATGGCCCAGGCGGCCTGGCAGCGCGGCCTGGACCCCGACGCCTTGAGCTTCGTGCACGCTGTGCGTGAGATCAAGCGCAAGATGCCGCAAGCTGCGGCCATTCCCCCCTGA